A genomic region of Vitis vinifera cultivar Pinot Noir 40024 chromosome 7, ASM3070453v1 contains the following coding sequences:
- the LOC100248665 gene encoding glucose-1-phosphate adenylyltransferase large subunit 2, chloroplastic isoform X2, whose protein sequence is MQAPIYSILGSCQPTSRVHHRRRSVFRDPVVHSNSRISGNLNIWAPTKGSSAACLLADVYKDFMTLDAPELAKPEADPKTVASIILGGGAGTRLFPLTKSRAKPAVPIGGCYRLIDVPMSNCINSGINKIYILTQFNSQSLNRHIARTYNLGSGVNFGDGFVEVLAATQTSGESGKKWFQGTADAVRQFIWLFEKHIDSDADISVSCLPMDESRASDFGLIKIDEMGQIRQFLEKPKGETLKSMRVDTTALGLSPVEAKKFPYIASMGIYLFKTDVLLKLLRWSYPTANDFGSEVIPMAAEECNVQAYLFNGYWEDIGTIKSFFDANLALTDQPPKFHFYDPLKPIFTSPRFLPPTKIEKCRVMDSIISHGCFLRECSVEHSIVGIRSRLDYGVEMKDTMMMGADYYQTEEEIAAFLAEGKVPIGVGKGTKIMNCIIDKNARIGKNVVITNKDKVEEADRPSEGFYIRSGITVVLKNSVIMDETII, encoded by the exons ATGCAGGCACCTATTTACTCAATTCTGGGCTCTTGCCAGCCAACTTCAAGGGTCCATCACAGGAGGAGGTCTGTCTTTCGGGATCCGGTTGTGCATTCAAACTCTAGGATTTCCGGAAATTTGAATATATGGGCCCCAACAAAAGGCTCCTCTGCTGCTTGTCTCCTTGCCGATGTTTATAAAGATTTTATG ACCTTGGATGCCCCAGAATTGGCAAAACCAGAAGCAGACCCAAAAACGGTTGCTTCTATCATATTAGGGGGTGGAGCAGGAACACGGCTTTTTCCTCTCACTAAATCAAGGGCCAAACCAGCT GTGCCAATTGGGGGATGCTATAGACTTATAGATGTACCCATGAGTAATTGCATCAACAGTGGAATCAACAAAATCTACATCCTCACCCAATTCAATTCTCAATCCCTCAACCGTCATATTGCTAGAACATACAATTTGGGAAGTGGTGTAAACTTCGGCGATGGGTTTGTTGAG GTATTAGCAGCTACTCAAACATCTGGTGAATCTGGAAAGAAGTGGTTTCAGGGAACAGCAGATGCAGTGAGACAATTCATTTGGTTGTTTGAG AAGCACATCGATTCAGATGCTGATATATCTGTCTCCTGTCTTCCCATGGATGAAAG CCGTGCTTCTGATTTTGGGTTGATTAAGATTGATGAAATGGGACAGATACGGCAGTTTCTTGAGAAACCCAAGGGTGAAACTTTGAAATCTATG CGAGTGGATACAACTGCTCTAGGATTATCACCTGTAGAAGCAAAGAAATTCCCATACATTGCATCAATGGGTATATATTTGTTCAAAACAGATGTCCTACTAAAACTTCTCAG GTGGAGTTATCCAACAGCCAATGATTTTGGGTCAGAGGTCATCCCAATGGCTGCTGAAGAATGTAATGTCCAG GCATATCTATTCAATGGCTACTGGGAGGATATTGGGACCATAAAATCCTTTTTCGATGCAAACTTAGCACTCACAGATCAG CCTCCCAAGTTTCACTTCTACGACCCACTCAAGCCAATCTTCACATCCCCTCGGTTTCTACCACCAACTAAAATAGAGAAATGTCGG GTCATGGATTCTATAATTTCACATGGGTGCTTTTTGAGGGAGTGCAGTGTTGAACATTCAATTGTGGGGATTCGTTCAAGACTGGATTATGGCGTAGAGATGAAG gATACCATGATGATGGGTGCTGACTATTACCAAACTGAGGAAGAGATAGCAGCCTTCCTGGCAGAGGGAAAGGTTCCAATAGGGGTTGGGAAAGGCACGAAAATTAT GAACTGTATAATTGACAAGAATGCAAGGATTGGAAAGAACGTCGTCATCACAAACAAGGAT AAGGTAGAAGAGGCGGATAGACCATCGGAGGGCTTTTATATTCGATCAGGAATTACTGTTGTGCTGAAGAATTCTGTAATCATGGACGAGACAATCATTTAG
- the LOC104879811 gene encoding LRR receptor-like serine/threonine-protein kinase RPK2, with product MATKLRRHRPTAHRRFLCFSLVVVLGICWAVAMEGTSLSSYSSSSWDDKLTLLELKSCVTQDPLGFLTNWNPNDPDPCSWNGVICDTLSRRVTALDLSSNRNCSFLSLFATPASDVHAACLLGGGFNKSSSSASKLRGRLPPIVGRLSQLRVLSLGFNGFFGEVPREIGHLALLEVLDVASNAFHGPIPPALRNCTALRVVNLSGNRFNGTIPELLADLPSLQILSLSYNMLSGVIPEELGHNCGTLEHLYLTGNSLSGSIPASLGNCSMLRSLFLSSNKFENEIPSSFGKLGMLEALDLSRNFLSGIIPSQLGNCTQLKLLVLKNNFGPLLLWRNEEVEDYNYFVGQLPNSIVKLPNLHVFWAPQANLEGIFPQNWGSCSNLEMLNLAQNYFTGQIPTSLGKCKSLYFLDLNSNNLTGFLPKEISVPCMVVFNISGNSLSGDIPRFSQSECTEKVGNPWMSDIDLLGLYSSFFYWNAVTSIAYFSSPSYGLVMLHDFSNNLFTGLVPPLLITSDRLSVRPSYGFWVEGNNLKGNTSTLSFDSCQSLNSLVFDIASNKITGELPPKLGSCKYMKLLNVAGNELVGSIPLSFANLSSLVNLNLSGNRLQGPIPSYIGKMKNLKYLSLSGNNFSGTIPLELSQLTSLVVLELSSNSLSGQIPSDFAKLEHLDIMLLDHNHLSGKIPSSFGNLTSLSVLNVSFNNLSGSFPLNSNWVKCENVQGNPNLQPCYDDSSSTEWERRHSDDVSQQEAYPPTGSRSRKSDVFSPIEIASITSASIIVFVLIALVLLYVSMKKFVCHTVLGQGSGKKEVVTCNNIGVQLTYENVVRATGSFNVQNCIGSGGFGATYKAEIVPGVVVAVKRLSVGRFQGVQQFAAEIRTLGRVQHPNLVTLIGYHVSEAEMFLIYNYLPGGNLEKFIQDRTRRTVEWSMLHKIALDIARALAYLHDECVPRVLHRDIKPSNILLDNNFNAYLSDFGLARLLGTSETHATTDVAGTFGYVAPEYAMTCRVSDKADVYSYGVVLLELISDKKALDPSFSSFGNGFNIVAWASMLLRQGQACDFFTAGLWESGPHDDLIEILHLAIMCTGESLSTRPSMKQVAQRLKRIQPPTC from the coding sequence ATGGCCACCAAATTACGGAGACATCGTCCTACTGCCCACCGTCGTTTCCTCTGCTTTTCACTTGTTGTTGTCCTAGGCATCTGCTGGGCTGTGGCCATGGAAGGGACTTCTTtatcttcttattcttcttcttcttgggatGATAAATTAACATTGCTTGAGCTCAAATCCTGTGTCACCCAAGACCCACTAGGGTTTCTCACCAATTGGAACCCCAACGACCCAGACCCTTGTTCTTGGAACGGTGTCATCTGTGACACCCTTTCCCGCCGTGTTACTGCCTTGGATCTCTCATCCAACCGTAACTGCtcctttctttccctttttgcTACTCCTGCTAGTGATGTTCATGCTGCATGCTTGCTAGGAGGAGGGTTCAACAAGAGTTCATCATCTGCTTCAAAATTGAGGGGGAGGTTGCCCCCCATCGTCGGTCGTCTCTCTCAACTTAGGGTTCTGTCGCTAGGGTTTAATGGGTTTTTCGGAGAGGTGCCCCGGGAGATTGGCCACCTGGCCCTTCTGGAGGTTCTGGACGTTGCCTCTAACGCTTTTCACGGACCCATACCCCCTGCTCTTCGAAACTGCACCGCACTGCGGGTGGTTAATCTTTCGGGGAATCGGTTCAATGGAACAATTCCGGAGTTGCTTGCTGACTTGCCCAGTCTGCAAATACTTTCCCTTTCGTATAATATGCTCAGTGGAGTTATTCCGGAGGAATTGGGTCACAACTGTGGGACTCTGGAGCATCTTTACCTCACCGGGAATTCTCTGTCTGGTTCCATTCCTGCCAGCTTGGGAAATTGCAGTATGCTCCGTTCCCTCTTCTTGTCTTCTAATAAGTTTGAGAATGAAATTCCTTCTTCTTTTGGGAAACTTGGGATGCTTGAAGCTCTGGACTTATCCAGGAATTTCTTGAGTGGGATCATACCATCCCAATTAGGCAACTGCACGCAGTTGAAACTGCTTGTGCTCAAGAACAACTTTGGCCCTCTATTATTATGGAGAAATGAGGAGGTGGAAGATTACAATTATTTTGTTGGCCAACTGCCCAATAGTATAGTAAAACTTCCCAATCTTCACGTCTTTTGGGCCCCCCAAGCAAATCTTGAGGGCATTTTCCCTCAGAACTGGGGGTCTTGTTCTAACCTGGAGATGCTgaatttagcccagaattaCTTTACAGGACAAATACCCACATCCCTGGGCAAATGTAAGAGCTTGTACTTTCTTGATCTGAATTCCAATAACTTGACTGGGTTTCTTCCCAAAGAAATTTCTGTTCCCTGCATGGTTGTCTTCAACATCAGTGGAAATTCTCTGTCTGGAGATATTCCGAGATTTTCTCAGAGTGAGTGTACTGAGAAGGTCGGAAATCCATGGATGTCAGACATAGATTTGCTTGGTCTCTACTCTTCCTTCTTTTATTGGAATGCTGTCACCAGTATTGCTTACTTTTCTTCACCTTCCTATGGTCTGGTCATGCTGCATGATTTTAGCAACAATCTGTTCACTGGCTTGGTTCCTCCCTTGTTGATCACTTCTGATAGATTATCTGTTAGACCTTCATATGGATTTTGGGTTGAGGGCAATAATCTCAAGGGAAATACTTCAACTTTATCATTTGATAGCTGCCAGAGTTTGAATAGCCTGGTCTTCGATATTGCTTCCAACAAAATTACTGGTGAACTTCCTCCAAAATTAGGCAGTTGTAAATATATGaaacttttaaatgtggcaGGAAATGAACTAGTTGGTTCaattcctctctcatttgcTAACTTGTCTTCCCTTGTTAACCTCAACCTCAGTGGAAACAGATTGCAAGGTCCTATACCATCATATATTGGTaagatgaagaatttgaagtATCTTTCCTTGTCTGGAAACAATTTTAGTGGTACAATACCACTGGAGCTATCTCAATTGACTTCATTGGTGGTGCTGGAACTTTCTTCAAACTCCCTCTCAGGACAGATACCATCTGATTTTGCCAAGCTTGAGCATCTTGATATTATGCTATTAGACCACAACCACCTCTCTGGGAAGATACCATCCAGCTTTGGTAACTTGACCTCGCTTTCAGTACTCAATGTGTCTTTCAACAATTTATCTGGATCTTTCCCTCTCAATTCAAATTGGGTAAAATGTGAAAATGTGCAAGGGAATCCAAATCTTCAGCCTTGTTATGATGATTCATCATCCACTGAATGGGAGCGGCGGCACTCTGATGATGTTTCCCAACAAGAAGCTTATCCTCCCACTGGAAGCAGAAGTAGAAAGAGCGACGTGTTTAGTCCTATAGAGATTGCCTCCATAACATCTGCCTCAATCATTGTTTTTGTTCTTATAGCATTAGTTCTCCTCTATGTGAGCATGAAGAAATTTGTATGCCACACTGTGTTGGGTCAAGGATCAGGAAAGAAAGAGGTTGTAACTTGCAACAACATTGGTGTTCAGCTGACCTATGAGAATGTTGTCAGGGCCACTGGAAGTTTCAATGTTCAAAACTGCATTGGAAGTGGAGGTTTTGGAGCCACATACAAAGCTGAGATTGTTCCCGGGGTTGTGGTGGCAGTGAAGCGGCTCTCAGTTGGGAGGTTTCAAGGCGTTCAACAGTTTGCTGCTGAGATCAGAACACTTGGAAGAGTGCAGCATCCAAACCTTGTTACACTAATAGGCTATCATGTCAGTGAGGCAGAAATGTTCCTAATCTACAACTACTTACCAGGAGGCAATCTGGAAAAATTCATCCAGGATCGGACAAGGAGAACTGTTGAATGGAGCATGCTTCACAAGATTGCTTTGGATATTGCACGTGCCCTTGCTTATTTGCATGATGAATGTGTCCCAAGAGTGTTGCACCGTGATATCAAACCAAGCAATATATTGCTGGATAATAACTTCAATGCATATCTTTCTGATTTTGGCCTTGCCAGACTTTTGGGTACTTCTGAAACTCATGCCACTACTGATGTAGCAGGAACTTTTGGTTATGTTGCTCCAGAATATGCGATGACATGTCGTGTTTCAGATAAGGCAGATGTGTATAGCTATGGTGTTGTCCTTCTAGAATTGATTTCTGACAAGAAGGCTTTGGATCCATCCTTCTCTTCCTTTGGAAATGGCTTCAACATTGTAGCCTGGGCAAGTATGCTCCTCAGGCAGGGCCAGGCATGTGACTTTTTCACAGCTGGACTATGGGAATCTGGACCCCATGATGATCTAATCGAGATACTTCACTTGGCTATTATGTGCACAGGTGAGTCTCTTTCCACCAGGCCTTCTATGAAGCAAGTTGCCCAACGGCTGAAGCGGATTCAGCCCCCAACATGCTAG
- the LOC100248665 gene encoding glucose-1-phosphate adenylyltransferase large subunit 1 isoform X1 gives MQAPIYSILGSCQPTSRVHHRRRSVFRDPVVHSNSRISGNLNIWAPTKGSSAACLLADVYKDFMTLDAPELAKPEADPKTVASIILGGGAGTRLFPLTKSRAKPAVPIGGCYRLIDVPMSNCINSGINKIYILTQFNSQSLNRHIARTYNLGSGVNFGDGFVEVLAATQTSGESGKKWFQGTADAVRQFIWLFEDARHRHIENILILSGDHLYRMDYMEFVQKHIDSDADISVSCLPMDESRASDFGLIKIDEMGQIRQFLEKPKGETLKSMRVDTTALGLSPVEAKKFPYIASMGIYLFKTDVLLKLLRWSYPTANDFGSEVIPMAAEECNVQAYLFNGYWEDIGTIKSFFDANLALTDQPPKFHFYDPLKPIFTSPRFLPPTKIEKCRVMDSIISHGCFLRECSVEHSIVGIRSRLDYGVEMKDTMMMGADYYQTEEEIAAFLAEGKVPIGVGKGTKIMNCIIDKNARIGKNVVITNKDKVEEADRPSEGFYIRSGITVVLKNSVIMDETII, from the exons ATGCAGGCACCTATTTACTCAATTCTGGGCTCTTGCCAGCCAACTTCAAGGGTCCATCACAGGAGGAGGTCTGTCTTTCGGGATCCGGTTGTGCATTCAAACTCTAGGATTTCCGGAAATTTGAATATATGGGCCCCAACAAAAGGCTCCTCTGCTGCTTGTCTCCTTGCCGATGTTTATAAAGATTTTATG ACCTTGGATGCCCCAGAATTGGCAAAACCAGAAGCAGACCCAAAAACGGTTGCTTCTATCATATTAGGGGGTGGAGCAGGAACACGGCTTTTTCCTCTCACTAAATCAAGGGCCAAACCAGCT GTGCCAATTGGGGGATGCTATAGACTTATAGATGTACCCATGAGTAATTGCATCAACAGTGGAATCAACAAAATCTACATCCTCACCCAATTCAATTCTCAATCCCTCAACCGTCATATTGCTAGAACATACAATTTGGGAAGTGGTGTAAACTTCGGCGATGGGTTTGTTGAG GTATTAGCAGCTACTCAAACATCTGGTGAATCTGGAAAGAAGTGGTTTCAGGGAACAGCAGATGCAGTGAGACAATTCATTTGGTTGTTTGAG GATGCTAGGCATAGACACATTGAGAACATTCTGATATTGTCTGGTGATCATCTATATCGAATGGATTACATGGAGTTTGTACAG AAGCACATCGATTCAGATGCTGATATATCTGTCTCCTGTCTTCCCATGGATGAAAG CCGTGCTTCTGATTTTGGGTTGATTAAGATTGATGAAATGGGACAGATACGGCAGTTTCTTGAGAAACCCAAGGGTGAAACTTTGAAATCTATG CGAGTGGATACAACTGCTCTAGGATTATCACCTGTAGAAGCAAAGAAATTCCCATACATTGCATCAATGGGTATATATTTGTTCAAAACAGATGTCCTACTAAAACTTCTCAG GTGGAGTTATCCAACAGCCAATGATTTTGGGTCAGAGGTCATCCCAATGGCTGCTGAAGAATGTAATGTCCAG GCATATCTATTCAATGGCTACTGGGAGGATATTGGGACCATAAAATCCTTTTTCGATGCAAACTTAGCACTCACAGATCAG CCTCCCAAGTTTCACTTCTACGACCCACTCAAGCCAATCTTCACATCCCCTCGGTTTCTACCACCAACTAAAATAGAGAAATGTCGG GTCATGGATTCTATAATTTCACATGGGTGCTTTTTGAGGGAGTGCAGTGTTGAACATTCAATTGTGGGGATTCGTTCAAGACTGGATTATGGCGTAGAGATGAAG gATACCATGATGATGGGTGCTGACTATTACCAAACTGAGGAAGAGATAGCAGCCTTCCTGGCAGAGGGAAAGGTTCCAATAGGGGTTGGGAAAGGCACGAAAATTAT GAACTGTATAATTGACAAGAATGCAAGGATTGGAAAGAACGTCGTCATCACAAACAAGGAT AAGGTAGAAGAGGCGGATAGACCATCGGAGGGCTTTTATATTCGATCAGGAATTACTGTTGTGCTGAAGAATTCTGTAATCATGGACGAGACAATCATTTAG